In a single window of the Gossypium hirsutum isolate 1008001.06 chromosome A13, Gossypium_hirsutum_v2.1, whole genome shotgun sequence genome:
- the LOC107894813 gene encoding lachrymatory-factor synthase: MKQNSQPKWEAKVSSKLTKASPDKTWAIYTDFFNFHKWYPTLATCYGIHGTNGELGCIRFCSGFSISSQGGDGDSNGGGSEKWSKERLVAVDHSNRSLSYEIVESNIRFNSYVSTVKIVPGGVDNQQGCVIEWSFTVDPVWKLDEMKKLYEEGLQGLAKRIDDS; the protein is encoded by the coding sequence atgaagcaaaattcaCAACCTAAATGGGAAGCCAAGGTTTCATCAAAGTTAACAAAAGCTTCACCAGACAAAACATGGGCTATTTATACAGATTTCTTCAACTTTCACAAATGGTATCCAACTTTAGCCACATGCTATGGCATCCATGGCACCAACGGTGAGCTCGGTTGTATCAGATTCTGCTCGGGTTTCTCGATCTCGTCCCAAGGCGGTGATGGTGACAGTAACGGTGGTGGGTCCGAGAAGTGGTCCAAGGAGAGGTTAGTAGCCGTTGATCATAGTAACCGTAGCTTGAGCTATGAGATAGTGGAAAGTAATATTAGGTTCAATTCATATGTTTCGACGGTTAAGATTGTCCCTGGGGGTGTTGATAATCAACAAGGATGTGTGATCGAGTGGTCCTTCACCGTTGATCCTGTGTGGAAATTAGATGAGATGAAGAAACTGTATGAGGAGGGCCTCCAAGGGCTGGCTAAGAGAATTGATGATAGTTAA
- the LOC107893405 gene encoding casein kinase 1-like protein HD16 isoform X2 has product MDEFDSGGRSGDKGPGAEDEGSTAPLPEKVQVGGSPMYRIERKLGKGGFGQVYVGRRIGAGPGALEVALKFEHRSSKGCNYGPPYEWQVYNALGGSHGVPRVHYKGRQSDYYVMVMDMLGPSLWDVWNNNSHTMSIEMVACIAIEAISILEKMHSRGYVHGDVKPENFLLGTPGTPDEKKLFLVDLGLATRWRDSSSGQHVEYDQRPDVFRGTVRYASVHAHLGRTGSRRDDLESLAYTLIFLLRGRLPWQGYQGENKGFLVCKKKMATSPETLCCFCPLPFRQFVEYVVNLKFDEEPNYARYISLFDGIVGPNPDIRPINTDGAQKLIYQVGQKRGRLTMEEEEDEQPKKKVRMGMPATQWISVYNARRPMKQRYHYNVADVRLPQHIEKGNEDGLFISSVASCSNLWALIMDAGTGFTAQVYQLSPYFLHKEWIMEQWEKNYYISAIAGANNGSSLVVMSKGTQYLQQSYKVSDSFPFKWINKKWREGFYVTAMATAGSRWAIVMSRGAPFSDQVVELDFLYPSEGIHRRWDGGYRITSTAATWDQAAFVLSVPRRKPADETQETLRTSAFPSTHVKEKWAKNLYIASVCYGRTVS; this is encoded by the exons ATGGACGAGTTCGATAGCGGCGGCCGTAGCGGTGATAAGGGCCCCGGGGCAGAAGATGAAGGAAGCACCGCTCCGCTTCCCGAGAAG GTTCAGGTAGGCGGTTCCCCAATGTATAGAATAGAAAGAAAATTGGGGAAAGGAGGCTTTGGACAAGTATATGTTGGTCGACGAATTGGAGCTGGTCCTGGAGCTTTAGAG GTAGCTTTAAAATTTGAACACAGAAGCAGCAAAGGATGTAATTATGGGCCACCATATGAGTGGCAAGTTTACAA TGCACTTGGTGGTAGCCATGGTGTCCCTCGAGTTCATTATAAGGGCCGGCAAAGTGACTACTATGTTATG GTTATGGATATGCTTGGACCTAGTTTATGGGATGTTTGGAATAATAACTCTCACAC GATGTCCATTGAAATGGTTGCATGTATAGCCATTGAGGCCATCTCAATCTTGGAGAAGATGCACTCCAGAGG ATATGTTCATGGAGATGTGAAACCTGAGAATTTCTTGCTTGGTACTCCAGGAACTCCGGATGAGAAAAAACTTTTTCTTGTTGACCTAGGATTAG CAACCAGGTGGCGAGATAGTTCAAGTGGTCAACATGTTGAGTACGATCAACGTCCAGATGTTTTCAG GGGAACTGTACGCTATGCTAGCGTGCATGCTCATCTCGGTAGAACTGGTAGCAGGAGAGATGATCTGGAGTCTCTGGCCTACACACTTATTTTTCTCCTCCGTGGTCGTTTACCTTGGCAAGGATATCAG GGTGAAAACAAAGGCTTTCTTGTTTGTAAGAAGAAGATGGCAACTTCCCCAGAAACTTTGTGTTGCTTTTGCCCTTTGCCTTTCAGACAGTTTGTTGAGTATGTGGTGAATTTGAAATTTGATGAGGAGCCGAATTATGCAAGATATATCTCTCTTTTTGACGGGATTGTTGGTCCAAATCCAGATATTAGACCAATAAATACTGATGGTGCTCAGAAG CTTATATATCAAGTAGGACAAAAGAGAGGAAGGTTAACGATGGAGGAGGAAGAGGATGAGCAGCCAAAGAAGAAGGTTCGAATGGGAATGCCTGCAACACAATGGATTAGTGTGTACAATGCTCGTAGGCCCATGAAGCAAAG ATATCATTACAATGTGGCAGATGTGAGGCTTCCCCAACATATCGAGAAAGGTAATGAAGATGGATTATTTATCAGCAGTGTGGCCTCTTGTTCAAACCTATGGGCTCTTATTATGGATGCTGGCACCGGCTTCACTGCTCAAGTTTATCAACTCTCACCATACTTTCTACACAAG GAATGGATTATGGAGCAATGGGAAAAGAATTACTACATCAGTGCTATTGCAGGAGCAAATAATGGGAGTTCATTAGTTGTAATGTCTAAGG GGACCCAGTATTTACAGCAATCCTACAAAGTCAGTGATTCATTTCCCTTTAAGTGGATCAACAAAAAATGGAGGGAGGGTTTTTATGTGACTGCCATGGCCACTGCTGGAAGCAGATGGGCAATTGTCATGTCACGTGGTGCTCCGTTTTCTGACCag GTTGTAGAGTTAGATTTTCTCTATCCTAGTGAAGGTATTCACAGGAGGTGGGATGGTGGCTATCGCATCACTTCAACTGCTGCAACTTGGGATCAAGCTGCTTTTGTTCTCAGCGTTCCTAGAAGAAAACCTGCAGATGAAACTCAGGAGACCCTTCGAACTTCTGCTTTTCCTAGCACTCATGTAAAG GAGAAATGGGCGAAGAATCTCTATATTGCATCAGTTTGTTATGGTCGAACTGTTTCATGA
- the LOC107893405 gene encoding casein kinase 1-like protein HD16 isoform X1 → MDEFDSGGRSGDKGPGAEDEGSTAPLPEKVQVGGSPMYRIERKLGKGGFGQVYVGRRIGAGPGALEVALKFEHRSSKGCNYGPPYEWQVYNALGGSHGVPRVHYKGRQSDYYVMVMDMLGPSLWDVWNNNSHTMSIEMVACIAIEAISILEKMHSRGWGVHHCFWVERVVILPAIQVFFLSLEHILPFNIDASICCRYVHGDVKPENFLLGTPGTPDEKKLFLVDLGLATRWRDSSSGQHVEYDQRPDVFRGTVRYASVHAHLGRTGSRRDDLESLAYTLIFLLRGRLPWQGYQGENKGFLVCKKKMATSPETLCCFCPLPFRQFVEYVVNLKFDEEPNYARYISLFDGIVGPNPDIRPINTDGAQKLIYQVGQKRGRLTMEEEEDEQPKKKVRMGMPATQWISVYNARRPMKQRYHYNVADVRLPQHIEKGNEDGLFISSVASCSNLWALIMDAGTGFTAQVYQLSPYFLHKEWIMEQWEKNYYISAIAGANNGSSLVVMSKGTQYLQQSYKVSDSFPFKWINKKWREGFYVTAMATAGSRWAIVMSRGAPFSDQVVELDFLYPSEGIHRRWDGGYRITSTAATWDQAAFVLSVPRRKPADETQETLRTSAFPSTHVKEKWAKNLYIASVCYGRTVS, encoded by the exons ATGGACGAGTTCGATAGCGGCGGCCGTAGCGGTGATAAGGGCCCCGGGGCAGAAGATGAAGGAAGCACCGCTCCGCTTCCCGAGAAG GTTCAGGTAGGCGGTTCCCCAATGTATAGAATAGAAAGAAAATTGGGGAAAGGAGGCTTTGGACAAGTATATGTTGGTCGACGAATTGGAGCTGGTCCTGGAGCTTTAGAG GTAGCTTTAAAATTTGAACACAGAAGCAGCAAAGGATGTAATTATGGGCCACCATATGAGTGGCAAGTTTACAA TGCACTTGGTGGTAGCCATGGTGTCCCTCGAGTTCATTATAAGGGCCGGCAAAGTGACTACTATGTTATG GTTATGGATATGCTTGGACCTAGTTTATGGGATGTTTGGAATAATAACTCTCACAC GATGTCCATTGAAATGGTTGCATGTATAGCCATTGAGGCCATCTCAATCTTGGAGAAGATGCACTCCAGAGG TTGGGGCGTCCATCATTGCTTTTGGGTGGAAAGGGTTGTGATTCTTCCTGCTATACAAGTGTTTTTTTTGTCATTAGAACACATTTTGCCCTTTAACATTGATGCTTCTATATGTTGCAGATATGTTCATGGAGATGTGAAACCTGAGAATTTCTTGCTTGGTACTCCAGGAACTCCGGATGAGAAAAAACTTTTTCTTGTTGACCTAGGATTAG CAACCAGGTGGCGAGATAGTTCAAGTGGTCAACATGTTGAGTACGATCAACGTCCAGATGTTTTCAG GGGAACTGTACGCTATGCTAGCGTGCATGCTCATCTCGGTAGAACTGGTAGCAGGAGAGATGATCTGGAGTCTCTGGCCTACACACTTATTTTTCTCCTCCGTGGTCGTTTACCTTGGCAAGGATATCAG GGTGAAAACAAAGGCTTTCTTGTTTGTAAGAAGAAGATGGCAACTTCCCCAGAAACTTTGTGTTGCTTTTGCCCTTTGCCTTTCAGACAGTTTGTTGAGTATGTGGTGAATTTGAAATTTGATGAGGAGCCGAATTATGCAAGATATATCTCTCTTTTTGACGGGATTGTTGGTCCAAATCCAGATATTAGACCAATAAATACTGATGGTGCTCAGAAG CTTATATATCAAGTAGGACAAAAGAGAGGAAGGTTAACGATGGAGGAGGAAGAGGATGAGCAGCCAAAGAAGAAGGTTCGAATGGGAATGCCTGCAACACAATGGATTAGTGTGTACAATGCTCGTAGGCCCATGAAGCAAAG ATATCATTACAATGTGGCAGATGTGAGGCTTCCCCAACATATCGAGAAAGGTAATGAAGATGGATTATTTATCAGCAGTGTGGCCTCTTGTTCAAACCTATGGGCTCTTATTATGGATGCTGGCACCGGCTTCACTGCTCAAGTTTATCAACTCTCACCATACTTTCTACACAAG GAATGGATTATGGAGCAATGGGAAAAGAATTACTACATCAGTGCTATTGCAGGAGCAAATAATGGGAGTTCATTAGTTGTAATGTCTAAGG GGACCCAGTATTTACAGCAATCCTACAAAGTCAGTGATTCATTTCCCTTTAAGTGGATCAACAAAAAATGGAGGGAGGGTTTTTATGTGACTGCCATGGCCACTGCTGGAAGCAGATGGGCAATTGTCATGTCACGTGGTGCTCCGTTTTCTGACCag GTTGTAGAGTTAGATTTTCTCTATCCTAGTGAAGGTATTCACAGGAGGTGGGATGGTGGCTATCGCATCACTTCAACTGCTGCAACTTGGGATCAAGCTGCTTTTGTTCTCAGCGTTCCTAGAAGAAAACCTGCAGATGAAACTCAGGAGACCCTTCGAACTTCTGCTTTTCCTAGCACTCATGTAAAG GAGAAATGGGCGAAGAATCTCTATATTGCATCAGTTTGTTATGGTCGAACTGTTTCATGA